Below is a window of Cytophaga hutchinsonii ATCC 33406 DNA.
AACAAGGTCTTATTGTTGTTTGTGCGTTAAATAAAAAATGAAATATTTAAAGGAATTAAAATATTTACCTGACCTTTGCGTCTCTGAAGTAAATACAAAAAAATATGCGTGGTAATATAATGGTTCTCTTTATTTCAATTGGTGTTTTTTTTCTGATTGATTGGTATGTTTTTACTGGTATTAAAGCACTTACAGATTTTGTTCAGCCAACAAGCCGAAAAATAATCCAATATGTTTATTGGGGTTTTACTGCGTGGACAATTTTTAATCTGCTCATTATGTATTCCGGGGCATATGCTGCCTGGCCTACCTGGCTGCGCAGTATTTCAATCGGTTTGATCATGGGATTGTTTCTGACCAAATTAGTATTTGTACTGTTTCTTCTGCTTGATGACGGGCAACGGCTTGTACAACTTATATACGCCTGGTTTCAGCCAGAAACGCAGGTAGATACTGTAACCGGAAAAACAACTATTTCACGTTCAGGTTTTTTATTGAAAGCAGGCCTGGCTGTTTCTGCAATCCCCTTTGCAGGCATGACATATGGAATACTTGTTGGCGCGCATGATTACACGGTGCGTAAAAAAAGGCTGGTATTAAAAAAATTGCCATCCGCATGGAACGGATTGAAAATTGTACAGTTATCGGATATACACGCAGGCAGTTTTTATAATAAAACCGCAGTACAGCGCGGTATTGATATGGTTATGCAGCAAAAGCCAGATATTATATTTTTTACCGGCGATCTGGTGAATAATATAGCCGCTGAAATGGACGATTATATCGACTTATTTTCAACCTTGAAAGCTCCGTTGGGGATTTATTCTACACTTGGTAATCATGATTATGGTGATTATGTTGCCTGGAACTCGATAGAAGAGAAGCATGAAAACTTAACGAAGCTGATTGGTGTGCATAAAAAAATGGGCTGGGATATTTTAATGAATGAACACCGGATTTTAAAAAAAGACGGTCAGGAACTGGCCATTATTGGTATTGAAAACTGGGGAGCCAAAGGGCATTTTCCAAAGTATGGTAAAATGAACCTGGCTTATGCAGGTACTGAAACAGTGCCGGTTAAGTTATTGTTATCACACGATCCAAGCCATTGGGATGCAGAAGTACGTCAGAAATATAAAGATATAGATGTTATGTTTGCCGGTCATACGCATGGTATGCAGTTCGGTATTGAAAAAGGCGGCATAAAATGGAGCCCTGTCCAGTGGATGTATGATCAGTGGGCCGGTTTGTATGAAAAAGACGGTCAGTATCTGTATGTTAACAGAGGGTTTGGCTTTATAGGATTTCCGGGAAGGGTTGGAATGTCTCCTGAAATAACGGTAATGGAATTACATAATTCCTAGTAATTTTTAAACAATTTCATTTTCTGGCTTGTTTATTGTTGTGCGGATTGTACATGTAATTCAGGATTCATTCAGGATTCAGAATTAAATTGCAGGAATTTCACAGAGAATGAAAAGGAAAATAATTTTATGTGTACATGTATTTATTGCATGCACAACTGCTCTTTTTGCAGGTTCGCTAACACCGGCAGATACCGTTGAGCTTTCAGTTACAGAGGCTGAAAATAATTTTATCAAGCGCAATTTATTGCTGCTGGCTACTAATTATGATATCGAATCATCTAAAGCTCAGATCATTCAGGCAAAGCTCTGGCCCAATCCTACGGTCGAACTTCAGCAGGGAATTTATGATCCGAATACTAAAAAAGTATTTGATGCTTCAGGCACAGGCCAATCTAGTGTAGAAGTAAGCCAGCTGATAAATATTGCAGGTGCCCGTAATAAAAATGTAACCCTTCAGAAAATCAACAGTGAATTAGCAGAAGCACAGCTGTATGATTTGCTGCGTACATTAAAATTTGAATTGCGATCAACCGCCTATGACCTGTATTACAAACAGCAGTCGCTTAAAATGTATGAAACGCAGATTACCTCTCTTAAACAAACGGTTGCTTTATACGAAGCACAATATCAAAGAGGCAATGTGCCTTCCAGAGAAGTGATTCGTTTACAGGCATTTTTAATATCGCTTGAAAATGAAAAATATTCCATCATGCGTTCGGTGCATGAACATCTGCAATACCTTTACATATTAACAGCAGATACTATACGGCCCTATTATAAAATTGTACTGCCGGAAGGTTATGCAGAATCGTTTGCGAATGAAACATATGCCGTTGATTCGTTGTTCGAAACGGCCATGGAAAACAGATCAGATGTCCGTATCAAACAATTGGAAGTTAATCAGACCAGGCAAATGCATGTATTGGAAAAGGCCAATGCCTATCCGGGTTTACATGTAGGTGGTATCTGGGACAGACAATCAAACTACATCCGTAATTATACAGGCGTTGTTGTTGGGTTTGACCTTCCGGTCTTCAACCGGAACCAGGGTAATATTAAAATTGCACAGAATAATTATGAAAAAAGTCTGGTGAACCTTCAGTATGCCGAGCAGAATGTAATGAGTGAAGTTTTAACGGCATACAGACAAGTAAGCGATTACAATACGTTATATAGAAATAAAGACAATAATCTCATCGAAGAATTTGATAAAATGATTGTGGGTTTTATTGTTAATTATCAGAAACGAAATATTACACTCATTGAATTTATAGATTTTTATGAAACGTATAAAAACTATATCAACAGTGTATATGAATTAAGAGGGAATCGATTACAGGCAATAGAATACTTGAATTTTACAACAGGAGTTGATGTATATGAATTTAAATAATAAAATGAACTGCTTTGTTTTGCTGCTGGTTTTTGCAGGTTTACTTGGAACGTCTTGTTCGGATGAAAAAAAATCAATTGCTGAACCTATAGATACGAATTGTTTGTCAGACAGCATGCTTAAACTTATTGAGTTTGATACCATACAATATAAACAGGTAACAACAAGGCTGTTGCTGAGCGGCAAGATCACAGAGAATGAGGATAAGCTGGTAAAAGTATATCCGTTGGTTGGCGGTTATGTAAAAGATTTACGGGTGGAGCTGGGCGATTATGTAAATAAAGGAGATGTGCTTGCGGTTATTCAAAGTACCGAAGTTGCAGATTTTCAAAATCAATTGGTTATCGCAGAATCGAATTTAAATATTGCAGAAAAAAATCTGCAGGTAACGCAGGATATGTTTGAAGGGGGATTGTCTTCAGAAAAGGATCTGGTTGTAGCTAAAAAAGAATATCAGAAAGCAGTAGGAGAGCTCAGAAGAATTAAAGAAGTCATGAACATTTATGGTGTTGGCGAATTTTCTGCCTATACCGTTAAAGCACCTATTTCAGGTTTTATTACAGAAAAATTTATTAACGAGAATATGCAGTTCCGCATGGATAATACGGAGCAGCTTTTCACCATCGCTAACCTGGACAATGTATGGGTGATTGCAAATGTATTTGAATCGGATATTGATCATGTGAAAGAAGGCAGTGAGGTTGAAGTGACAACCTTATCTTACCCCGATCAAGTCTACAAGGGCCGGGTAGATAAAATTTTCAACGTACTTGACAAAAGCTCAAGGGTAATGAAAGTGCGTATCATACTTGATAACAAAGGCTATAAGTTAAAGCCTGAAATGTTTGCCAGTATATCACTCCTAAGTCAGTCCGGTGTAAAGAGTCTGATTGCTCCTGAAAACAGCCTCATTTTTGATAACAATAAAGATTATGTACTGGTATACAAAGACGCTTGTCACATTGATATCAGAGCGATTGAGCGTATTGATAAGATTGATAACAACGTACGTATTCAGTCTGGTTTGAAAGAAGGGGAACGCGTAATTACAAAACACCAGTTGTTAATTTATAATCATTTAATTAATAGATAATTTATGAATCGTTTTATATTATCTATTGTATCCTTTTCATTAAAGAATCGCTTCTTTATCTTTTTTGCAACAGCGATTCTTGTTGTGTGGGGTATAGTCAGTTATTTAAATACACCCATCGAAGCCTTTCCGGACGTTACCAATACACGTGTTCAGATCATTACACAGTGGCCGGGCAGAAGTACAGAAGAGGTTGAGAAATTTGTTACCATTCCGCTGGAAGTAGAAATGAATGCGATTCCGGGTAAAACCAGCCTGCGTTCCATTTCCTTGTTCGGTCTTTCTGTTGTAACCATCATGTTTGATGATGATGTGGATGAATTTAAAGCACGCCAGTTAGTAGCCAACCGGTTAATCTCTGTAGAAACCCCGGATGGTGCATCTCCCGAGCTGCAGCCAAGTTATGGTCCTACGGGCGAAATCTTCCGGTATACATTAAAGGGCGATAATTTATCTTCCAGAGATTTAAAGACTGTACAGGATTGGGTTGTTGAACGTAATTTAAAAGGTGTACCTGGTATTGCTGATGTAGTAAGCTTTGGAGGTGAAGTTAAAACATTTGAGATCAGTGTAGATCCGAACTTGTTACAGAACTATAACATTACAGCTCTGGATGTATTTCAGGCGGTGTCAAGAAGCAACGTCAATGTTGGTGGTGATGTTATTGAAAAGAACGATCAGGCATATGTTGTACGGGGTATAGGTGTGCTAAATAATCTGCGCGAAATACAGAATATTGTTATTGATAATATTGATGGTACACCGATACTTGTAAGCAATGTGGCACACGTGCATGAATCTGCTTTGCCGAAGTTGGGTTATGTAGGAAGAGATACCATGCAGAATCAGGTAGAAGGTATTGTGGTGATGCTGAAGAATGAGAACCCAAGTGTTGTACTCGAAAATCTGAAAGCAAAGATTGATGAATTAAACGAACACATTCTGCCGCGTAATGTACAGATCGTACCATTCTACGACAGAAGTACGCTGATCGGTTTTACTACCCATACGGTTATGAAAAACCTGATGGAGGGAATTTTCCTGGTTACGCTGATTGTATTTGTCTTTATGGCCGACTGGCGCACAACGGTTATTGTTGCTGTTGTTATTCCGATTGCATTACTGTTTGCCTTTATTTGTATGCGTCTGAAAGGCATGAGTGCAAACCTGCTTTCCATGGGGGCGATCGACTTTGGTATCATTACCGATGGAGCTGTTGTAATGGTGGAAGGTTTATTTGTATTGCTCGATCAGAAGGCGCATAAGCTGGGTATGACCAGGTACAACGGCTTGTTGAAATTTGGATTGATTCGCAAAGAAGCAGGTAAGCTGGGCAAAGCAATCTTCTTTTCAAAATTAATTATTGTTACGGCCTTGCTGCCGATTTTCGCTTTCCAGAAAGTGGAAGGTAAAATGTTTTCGCCGTTAGCATACACGCTTGGTTTTGCGTTATTGGGCGCTTTGATCTGCACCTTAACACTGGTGCCTGTTCTGGCGTCTTACCTGCTGAATAAAAACGTACGCGAAAAGCATAACCCTGTTGTTAACTTTTTTGATAAGATTGTGATGCGTGCGTTCAACGTTACGTTCCACAATAAATTCAAGACGATGCTGGTTAGTATAGGCATTGTTGCTTTCGGTTTGTTTTCCTATACATTTTTAGGAACAGAATTCCTTCCGGAGTTAAATGAAGGCGCTATATACATCCGTGCAAGTATGCCGATGAGTACATCGCTGGAACAGTCGATTAAGATTTCTGAAAAAATGCGTAAGTCGCTGCTCACCTTTGATGAAGTGAAAGGTGTTATGTCACAAAGCGGACGTCCGAATGATGGAACAGATCCAACCGGATTTTTCAATATCGAATTTCATGTGGATCTGAAACAGGAAGGCGATTGGAAACGAAAAATTTCCAAAGAAGAATTGATCGCGGAAATGAAGAAAAAGCTTCTGGAGTATCAGGGTATCTCATTGAACTTCTCACAGCCAATCATGGATAACGTGGAAGAAGCCGTTTCGGGTGTTAAAGGTTCTTTGGCGGTAAAAATTTACGGACATGATCCGAATGAACTGGAAGCAAAAGCAAACAGCGTATATACGGTGCTGAATACGGTTGAAGGCATTGAAGATCTTGGGGTGATACAATTGGTGGGCCAGCCGGAATACCACATTGATCTGGATCAGCAGAAGATGGCTATCTATGGCGTGAGTACAGCCGATTGTCAATCGGTCATTCAGATGGCTATTGGCGGAAAAGCTATTACAAAACTGTATGAAGGCGAACGCAAATTCGATGTGCGTATACGATATATGCCACAGTACAGGATGTCCAGAGAGCAGCTTGGAAGTTTGCTGGTACCTACACTTGGTAATCAAAAGATTCTGTTGAAAGAAATTGCTACCATTTCAAAAGTTACCGGCCCTGCATTCCTGTACCGTGAAAACAACGAACGTTTTGTAGCGGTTAAATTTTCTATCCGGGGCCGTGATATGGGCAGTACCATTGAAGAGGCGCAATCAAAAGTGAATAAAACAATAACGCTGGATAAAGGCATGCGTATGGAATGGCGCGGTCAGTTTGAAAACCAGGTACGTGCAACCAAACGTCTGATGCAGGTTGTGCCGATCAGCCTGGTATTAATCTTTATTATTCTCTTTATCATGTTTGGCACAGGTAAAGATGCCGGACTTGTTTTAATGAATGTGCCGTTTGCTTTAATAGGAGGGATCTGGGCATTGTGGATTACGCAAACAAACTTCAGTATTTCGGCCGGGGTTGGTTTTATTGCCTTGTTTGGTATTTGTGTTCAAAATGGTGTAATTCTTATATCCGTATTCAAACAAAAATTAATAGACGGAGAAGAACTGGATGCGGCAATTAAAGAAGGGCTGCAGTCGCGTATCCGTCCCGTAATTATGACTGCGCTGATGGCTGCCTTAGGTTTATTACCCGCTGCCTTATCTCATGGTATCGGTTCAGAAACACAAAAGCCTCTTGCTATCGTAGTCATTGGCGGCCTGGTAAGTGCAACCATATTAACGTTGCTTGTATTCCCGATTATCTGTCATTTCTTCTACAAACATCCGGCATTGCGAAACTGATAAGCTGAACGCAACAAGCTGAATGCTTAAAGCTATAAAGGAGATGGCCTGTATTAAGAATACGTTCCTTATACAGGCCATCTCCTTTATAATTATATTGCGGGCAACGCTTTCAGCCTTTAGTATTAGGCATCAAGCTTCTTTTTCTCCCTGAATGTTAAGCGCGAGTGTCAATAACTTATTTTTAGTTTCCGTCTGAAAACGCAGTACGTGCAGGTCATATTCTTCGTCCTTGGTTGCAGGCTTATCCAGAGATTCAACTTCATCGTGGTATACATTGATCAGATACGTTGCCCATGTTTTAAAATCTTCTAATGAATTGATGTTTGGAAAACGCTCTTTATCTTCAAACACATAATGAATGTGCCCGTTCTCGTACATAGAGAAAAAAGGACCGGCCAGCACATCATTAATAAGATCAAGACTCTGCCATAATTCAGCATATTTTGCCACCTTTAATTGAGGTCTGTGAAACGCATCCCAGAATAATTTTCTGTACGCTTCTAAATCAGCAGAGATATTCATTTTATTGATTGATGTTAGAAGCTGCAAGTTAAAACTTTTACCTTGATTTTTAAGGATTAAAATACGTGCAGGCTTGGCAGAACTTAATACCTAAAACTTAACACATAAAACGTAATACTTTTTTTATATTTACGCTTTAGCGTTTATTATGAAAAGAATATTGATTACAGGCGGAGCAGGGTTTATCGGTTCAAACCTGACAGAAGCGTTATTGAACAGAAGTGATGTTGAGCTGGTGCGTGTACTGGATAATTTTTCAACAGGATACCAGCACAACATACATGAATTTTTGACCCACCCCAAATATGAATTTGTTGAGGGCGATATCCGTAACTATGAAGATGTAGTTAAAGCAGTAGAGGGAATCGAAGTGATCAGCCATCAGGCTGCACTTGGTTCTGTACCGCGTTCGCTAAAAGATCCTATGACCAGTAATAATGCAAACGTGCTGGGTTCCATGAATGTTTTTCATGCTGCAAAAGAATCAGGTGCAGACCGTGTCGTGTACGCATCTTCCTCTTCGGTTTATGGAGATGATCCGGGTTCACCTAAGGAAGAAGACCGTTTGGGTAATGTGTTGTCTCCGTACGCTGCAAGTAAGCGCAGTATTGAACTGTATGCAAAGGCGTTCAGCAACGTCTATCCATTTCGTTTTATTGCTATGCGTTACTTCAATGTGTTTGGTCCCAGGCAAAATGCGCAGGGAGCATATGCTGCCGTAATACCTCAATTCATAACTGCATTATTAAATGGGCAGCAGGCTACAATCTTCGGAGATGGCTCCCAGACACGCGATTTTACCTTTATTGATAATGTATTACAAATGAATATAAAAGCACTGTCTACAGATAATGCAGATGCGTTTAACAGATATTATAATGTAGCCTGCGGCTCAACAACTTCCTTGAACCGTGTATATGCTATACTTGCAGGCTGTGCCGGCTCAGACATTAAGCCCCATTATACGGATCCAAGACAAGGAGATATAAAAGACAGTCTGGCCAATATCAGTTTAGCGCAAAAGCACATTGGATATAAACCCGAAATACAGATTGAAGAAGGATTAATTAAAACCTTCGACTGGTTTAAAAAGAATCAAGGTGAATAATTTGTATTAAAAGCGTGCAGGAAAACAATTTTTCTGCTTTGTATAAAACATAAAAACGTACGTGCTACGTTGATTGCTTTTTTTTGTTTCATCCATAAAAAATAGAACTACGGAAAATATTACATAGAAAAAGTATATATATAATTCAGTTGTTTGTTTTTTATTTATAGCTAGAAAACCTTCTGTATATAATTATTTTTATAATTAACATTCTTTAAAGAGGAACTTTGAATTTATTTGAATAACAACTTCTTTAACTATCGTTAATATTTTATATTTTTATACTATTAATAATAAGCCTATTGAGCGTTTAATAGTTTCATAACCTCGATAGTTGTCAACTAAGTAAATCCTTCAGACTATGCAATTCTATAAATCTTTGAATACAAGTATTTTTTCTACGGGAAGATATACTTCTGTATTTATGACATTTTTTGTTACACTTATGTGTTATTCATTACAAATGACATATACGGAGGCAAAAACGACCTCTACAACAGCAGCAGGTGCGTGGGCAGATGCAACTAAATGGTCGGCTGGATTACCTGCAGACGGCGATGTTGTGATTATTAACCATGTGATGGACTTTACGAATGTGAACATCAACATTGGTGCAAACACAACGTATACATTTGCACCCGGTTCAAACGGATCATCCATTCCATTGTCATTGGGTATGTCAAGCTCAACGGCAGTGCTGAACATCAATGCGAATGTTTCATTTGCAGGCGGGATCAACTTAAACGGAGGAACGATTAATGTGTATGAAGGTGCTACTTTAACCGTTACCAATCAGATTAACCAGGCAGGTACAAAAATTAATGTTGAAGCAGGAGGGAATTTTAATGTTACAGGAAGTTATATAAATAACGGCGGAGATATTCACGTAGATGGGTTGGTTACTATTTCCGGTACGTACGACGGACAGAACGCAACAGCTACTGTAACCGGTTCGGGAGATATTACTACAACGGGTCACATGAAAGGGTTGAACGGAAGTACCATTTTCGGTATTATCAATCCGGATTGCGGCGGCCCGTGCAGCGGTAGAAATCTATGCGGAAGAACTGTTTCATCATTACCGAGAGCGGCTACATACTGTACATCCGGAGCAGCTGTAGTATTAACGGCTTCATTCAGTTCCGGATCGTCTCCTACCTATCAATGGCAATCAAGCTTAACCAATACAGAAGCTGGTTTTTCAAATATTCTGGTAAACGGTAATTCAAATACCTATTCTGCAACACCGGGTGTTACGACTTATTACAGGGTTAAAATTACCATTGGCGGCTGTACAAGTGTTACTCCGGTATCTCTGGTAACAATCAGCACATGTAGTAAAACATGGCTGGGTGGAACTTCCGGAACGGAAACAAACTGGGCAACGGCAACAAACTGGAGTCCAGCCGGTGTGCCCGCTGCGACGGATGATGTTACAATACCCGTACTGCCAGTGAACAAGCCTGTTATCAGCGGTTCAGTAAATGTTAAGAGCATCACCATTGATTTAGGAAGTTCACTTACATTAGCGGCAAACAGTACCTTAAATTCTTATGGAAATATTGTAAATAACGGTACGTTTACTTCCGTACCAACAGCTGCTGTCGCATTTAAAGGAAGTACCCTGCAAACTATTTATGGCATACCTTCCTTACATAAAGTATCCGTAGATAATACACAAGGTATTTCAATACTTACCGCTTTAACAGTAAACGGTACGCTTACTTTAACAAATGGGGCAGTTGCAACAAATTCTAATCTTACCCTAAACTTTGATAACGGAGGAAATATTGCCTACAACCCTGCAGATGCCGGCAGTATAACGGGGGAGATAACCGGCCGCAGAGACGGATTGGTGCGTACACATTATATCGCTTCTCCGTTCAGCAGTTCAACTTCAGGACAGGTAGGTGCAACAACCCCGTTGTATTACAACAATTACTGGAAAATGTATTCCAGAGATTTTACAACACAGGGATGGGTAGCTGTTACCAATACAACCACTCCACTTACACAGGGAACAGGGTTTTCAGTTGCTTTTTCCAATACAAGTTCATTGATACTGACAGGAAGTTATAGTCATACCTTTACGTTGCCGGCAACCAATTATTCTAATGCTGCTGCAGGTAAATACATACTGATTGGTAATCCATATCCATCAACGTTAGACTGGACTTCAGCCGGATTTACAAAAACAAATGTAGGCGGTGCTATTTATTTATGGAGCGGAGCAAGCAGCCAGACATCAAGCTGGGTAGCCAATGTAGGAACAGGACCTAATGGTTCTCAATATATAGGTCCAATGCAGGCGTTTCTTGTAGCAACAACAGGTACCGGAGGAAATTCAAGTGTTGCTATTAACAATACAGCACGTTTAAGTACGCAGAATCCTTCTTATGCGCGGGTAGCATCAGATGAAATTGTACGTATTAAGATAACAACTGAAAATCCTGATTTATGGGATGACGCGGTAGTGCGATTCAATGAAAATGCAACCAGTGAGTTTGATGCAGAATTTGATGCGTATAAAATCATAAATCAAGGGTTTGTTCCATCTGTTTATACGACTTCCGGTACAAACAACTATTCCATTCATTCCGTATCGGATGCTGCTGCATTACCAACTATTCCGGTAACTGTAAAACTTCCCTCTGATGGTAATTATACCTTAAGTGTATCGAAAAGTGATCCATCCGCAGAGTATGTATTGATAGATAAAAAACTTGGTACAGAAAATTTACTTTCAGGCCCGTCTTATGTATTCAGTGGTTTGGTATCAGATGATGCGAATCGTTTTGAACTGCAATTAAGAACAAGTGTTACAACAGGAACACATACGGCAAATGCAGCTTCTGGTCTTCAAATACATTCTTCTTCAAAAGGATTCGTAATACAAACCAGCCAATTCAATGGCAGTACAGCAAACATTGAAATTCTGGATGTAACCGGTAAAGTTGTGAAAGTACTTTCAGGTAAAAATATATCCGACAATACTACATTCATTCCGCTTGATCTTGCAGAGGGAGCTTATATCGTAAAAGTGAACATTGATCACAACGTGTTTGCACAGATGATATCCCTTGTTAAATAATTAATCCATTTTTTAGAATTAATAATGCCCCTTAATCCAAATTGAGAGGCATTATTTTTTATTTTCGGTTTATTCTATAAACAAGCATCCTTTGTAAATCTTTTGTTTAGATCTTTCGTAGATGCTCATATAGCACATTGCACTTTTTCAATAAAGACTATGTTTTTAAATGGGGTTTTTATATATTTTATAAAAGAAAAAATGCATTCGATCAACACAAACAGCTACAATTATGGAACATTTTCTACTAACTCAACGCAGTTATCTGTGTTGCTTTTACAGACTTTCCGGTAAAGACGATGTAAAAAAAAACAGGCTCACAAAAAACTTTAGAAAAAACTTTCTTGTTTGGGCAGTAATTTTTATGCTGCAATATTCTGTGCAGGCTGCAACAAAATCAACCAATACGGCAGGCCCATGGAATACGGGTACAAACTGGACAACCACAGGTGCACCGGCAAGCGGGGATATTGCGAATGTGAATCATACAATGTCAATAAATACCAATATTGCAATTTCTGCAGGAGGGTATTACACGATTAATTCTCCTGCAATTGATGCACCCGGGGGCACAGCATATACGTTAACGGTAGGCGGAACACTTCTGGGGGGATTCGGAACGCTTGAGGTAAAATCAAATATGACATTTGAAGGCGCACTTACTGTAAATGATTTTGGAAGACTGATTATACGCAACGGTGCAGTACTGACAGTAGGGGCGGCTACCTTTGCAGCCTTGTCAGATGTTACAATAGATGAGGGTGGTACATTGATTGTAAATGGAAATATGCTGGTGTATGGCAATTCTCCTCTGATTAACGGCGATCTTATTGTTAACGGTAATTATACGGGAGATGCGTTATCTGCTATATATGGTACAGGTACCATGAAAAGTACGGGTAGCGTAGCAACCATTCTTACCGGAACGGTGTATGGAAGTATTATAGATTGTGCTGCATCATGCACCTATACATCCTGTGGAAGTACGGCATCGGTTTCGCCTTCTTCAGCTTCTGTCTGTGCCGGCTCTTCTACAACGCTTACGGGCACATTTTCGCCTGTTACTATAGGTACAATAACCTATCAATGGCAATCAGGTTCATCTGCAACCGGGCCTTTTTCAAACATATCCGGCGCTACAGCAGCCACATATAATGCAGGTCCTGCTTCATCTGTTTATTACAGAGTACGGATTACACAACTGGGGTGCACGGCAACAAGTTCTGCCGTATCCGTTACTGTTATTCCAATTCCTGCTATCACCTCCACTACTCCGGCCAGCAGATGCGGGAATGGCAGTATAACATTAAATGCAGCAGCAAGTGCCGGAACGGTGTATTGGTATGCTGCATTGACAGGGGGCGCCAGCATAGCTTCAGGAAACAGTTATTCACCTGCAGTTACAGGAACTACCACGTATTATGTATCTGCAACAACTGCAAGCGGTGGCTGTACAACAGCAGCCAGAACAGCAGTTACAGCAACCGTTAATACAATACCTGCCATTGCTTCCGTTACCGGAGGAAGTCGGTGCGGTCCCGGAAGTGTAGCACTTTCAGCATCCGCAAGTGCAGCAACAATTAATTGGTACGATGCATCCGTTGGCGGTACATTGGTAAATACAGGTGTCAGTTTTAGTCCAACGGTAAGCAGTACCACAACCTATTATGTTGATGCTACAGCTACCGGTTGCACAACAGCATCAAGAACAGCTGTCACAGCAACAGTATCTCCGTGTGCAGTAATATGGACAGGTACAGTAAGTACAAGCTGGAATACAGCCGGTAACTGGAATCTTGCATTTGTTCCTACAAATATCAATAGTGTGACCATTCCTTCAGGTACTGCTTTCCAGCCAACAATTTCAGCTTCATCAACGGCTGCTGATCTAACAATCAATTCCG
It encodes the following:
- a CDS encoding SDR family oxidoreductase translates to MKRILITGGAGFIGSNLTEALLNRSDVELVRVLDNFSTGYQHNIHEFLTHPKYEFVEGDIRNYEDVVKAVEGIEVISHQAALGSVPRSLKDPMTSNNANVLGSMNVFHAAKESGADRVVYASSSSVYGDDPGSPKEEDRLGNVLSPYAASKRSIELYAKAFSNVYPFRFIAMRYFNVFGPRQNAQGAYAAVIPQFITALLNGQQATIFGDGSQTRDFTFIDNVLQMNIKALSTDNADAFNRYYNVACGSTTSLNRVYAILAGCAGSDIKPHYTDPRQGDIKDSLANISLAQKHIGYKPEIQIEEGLIKTFDWFKKNQGE
- a CDS encoding T9SS type A sorting domain-containing protein; this translates as MTYTEAKTTSTTAAGAWADATKWSAGLPADGDVVIINHVMDFTNVNINIGANTTYTFAPGSNGSSIPLSLGMSSSTAVLNINANVSFAGGINLNGGTINVYEGATLTVTNQINQAGTKINVEAGGNFNVTGSYINNGGDIHVDGLVTISGTYDGQNATATVTGSGDITTTGHMKGLNGSTIFGIINPDCGGPCSGRNLCGRTVSSLPRAATYCTSGAAVVLTASFSSGSSPTYQWQSSLTNTEAGFSNILVNGNSNTYSATPGVTTYYRVKITIGGCTSVTPVSLVTISTCSKTWLGGTSGTETNWATATNWSPAGVPAATDDVTIPVLPVNKPVISGSVNVKSITIDLGSSLTLAANSTLNSYGNIVNNGTFTSVPTAAVAFKGSTLQTIYGIPSLHKVSVDNTQGISILTALTVNGTLTLTNGAVATNSNLTLNFDNGGNIAYNPADAGSITGEITGRRDGLVRTHYIASPFSSSTSGQVGATTPLYYNNYWKMYSRDFTTQGWVAVTNTTTPLTQGTGFSVAFSNTSSLILTGSYSHTFTLPATNYSNAAAGKYILIGNPYPSTLDWTSAGFTKTNVGGAIYLWSGASSQTSSWVANVGTGPNGSQYIGPMQAFLVATTGTGGNSSVAINNTARLSTQNPSYARVASDEIVRIKITTENPDLWDDAVVRFNENATSEFDAEFDAYKIINQGFVPSVYTTSGTNNYSIHSVSDAAALPTIPVTVKLPSDGNYTLSVSKSDPSAEYVLIDKKLGTENLLSGPSYVFSGLVSDDANRFELQLRTSVTTGTHTANAASGLQIHSSSKGFVIQTSQFNGSTANIEILDVTGKVVKVLSGKNISDNTTFIPLDLAEGAYIVKVNIDHNVFAQMISLVK